A DNA window from Coffea arabica cultivar ET-39 chromosome 6c, Coffea Arabica ET-39 HiFi, whole genome shotgun sequence contains the following coding sequences:
- the LOC113691569 gene encoding protein FLUORESCENT IN BLUE LIGHT, chloroplastic-like yields the protein MMMMRQGLVAWSPYPRSMCSPSSLQTTKAHRLQPTFLTVSARLQDGVAQHQITCKYDINIARQLLTISHKEMMSLRVPVMALIATDALMYFAPLEAIAETCEADNSILNMNMPLLLFVALIGATVGGLLARQRRGELQRLNEQLRQINAALRRQAKIESYAPNLSYAPVGGRIPESEVIVDPRKQELIACLKNGKNFLRNQDPEKAFAEFKSALELAQNLKDPIEEKKAARGLGASLQRQGKYREAIKYHSMVLAISQREGEESGNTEAYGAIADCYTELGDLERAAKFYDQYIARLETD from the exons atgatgatgatgaggcaAGGGCTTGTGGCATGGAGCCCTTATCCTCGGTCTATGTGTTCTCCCTCATCTTTGCAGACAACTAAAGCCCACCGTTTGCAGCCTACTTTCTTGACTGTATCAGCAAGATTGCAAGATGGGGTTGCCCAGCACCAAATCACCTGCAAGTACGACATCAACATTGCTCGCCAGCTGCTCACTATCAGTCACAAG GAAATGATGTCTTTAAGAGTCCCAGTGATGGCCCTTATTGCCACTGATGCCTTGATGTACTTTGCACCTTTGGAAGCTATCGCAGAAACTTGTGAGGCAGACAATTCAATACTCAATATGAATATGCCCTTGCTGCTTTTTGTTGCCCTTATCGGTGCCACAGTTGGAG GATTACTTGCGCGACAAAGGAGAGGAGAATTACAGCGCCTGAACGAACAGCTCCGGCAGATTAATGCAGCTTTAAGAAGGCAGGCTAAGATTGAATCATATGCACCCAATCTGAGTTATGCTCCTGTTGGTGGAAGGATACCAGAGAGTGAAGTTATTGTTGACCCAAGGAAGCAGGAGCTGATCGCCTGCCTGAAAAATGGGAAGAATTTTTTGAGAAATCAAGATCCAGAGAAGGCCTTTGCAGAGTTTAAGTCTGCTCTTGAGCTTGCTCAGAATCTGAAGGACCCAATAGAGGAAAAGAAGGCTGCTAGAGGCTTAG GGGCATCATTGCAAAGGCAGGGTAAGTACCGGGAAGCAATCAAATATCATTCTATGGTTCTGGCCATTTCGCAGAGAGAAGGTGAGGAATCTGGGAACACAGAAGCTTATGGAGCCATAGCTGATTGTTACACTGAGCTTGGTGATTTGGAGAGAGCCGCAAAATTCTATGACCAATACATAGCGAGGCTAGAAACGGACTGA